Genomic DNA from Bacillota bacterium:
AGTCATTTATGCTACCCAATTCGTTGTGCCCGGACTACGAGTGAGTATTATCGGTGCCCTGCTGGGAGCATTAGTCATCGGTGTAGTGGACATGTTTATTCCGACGGTGGTGCGCTGACAAATTGGTAGTGTTGCAGTGTCCCATCGACTGAATTGGTTGACGTTGGCAGCAGTGAGGGTTATAATGAAACCAAAGGGGAGCTGGAGCAACCGGCTGAGAGGGGATCACCCGATCCCGACCCTGTAACCTGATCTGGGTAATGCCAGCGTAGGGACTATAGCTGACATGAAAAGCGCGAAGGCTGCCTTATCCAGAGAGGGTCATAAGGCAGCCTTTAATATTATGCTAAGCGGAGGCGAAGCAATGCCAATAGTAAATGTAAGCCTACAGGTGCTGCCGGGAGTTCCTGAGGAGCGCATCTACCCGGTGGTGGACAAAGTGATCGAACTCATCGCCGACTCTGGGGTGAAGTACGAAGTCGGGGCCATGGAGACCACCATGGAAGGTGAGTACGATCGGCTCATGGATCTGGTAAAACAGGCCCAGGAGCTCTGCATTCGGGAGGGGGCGGCACGAGTTGTTTCAGTGGTTAAGATCGACTATAAGCCCACCGGGGTCACCATGGCGGAAAAAGTGGCTCGCTACCGGTAATGAAGCAGCGCCGCTGTTCCTGTTGTTTCTGCTTTTTCTCTGGGAACTTACGGTGCGTTTGCTCAAGATCGAACCATGGCTGCTTCCGGCGCCGACAGCGATTGTGCAATCATTGTTCAAAGACTGGCCGGCGCTGCGGCAACATGCCGGGATCACTCTCTATGAAGCCATAATAGGGTTCACACTCTCCATCGCCTTTGCTTTTGCTTTAGCTTGGCTGATGGACAGCGTATCACTGGTTCGCCGAGCCCTATACCCTTTACTGGTAACCAGTCAAACCATTCCCATTATCTCGGTGGCACCCCTCTTTCTGATCTGGTTTGGGTACGGTCTGGTACCGAAAGTCTTAGTGGTAGTGCTCGTATGTTTTTTTCCGGTGGTGGTAAGCTTCCTACAAGGACTGGCTGCTGTTGATACCGAGATGATCGACCTGTTGCGTTCCATGGGAGCGCCCCCGCTGCTAATTTTTCGTCTGGCCAAACTTCCGGCCGCCCTGCCGATGTTTTTCTCCGGTCTCAAGATTGCCGCTACCTACAGCATTATGGGAGCTGTGATTGGGGAGTGGCTGGGGGCTGAAGCCGGTCTAGGGTATTACATGACCTTGTCACAGCGGTCTTTTCTAACGGCGCGGGTGTTTGCCATTATTGTAGTGATAACTGTACTTAGTTTAGGTCTGTTCAAATTAATTGAAACGTTGGAGCGGGTCCTTACACCATGGACCCGCTGGCAAGAAGAATCTTAGGAGGAAGATAAAAATGAAAAAACTGGTTGCCCTAGTACTAACTATTGTTCTGGCAGCTACGCTGGCTGCCGGTTGCCGACCGAAGGCCAAGCCGGCCCCGCCGGCGACAGAAAAACTGCAAGAGGTTACAGTGTTACTGGATTGGACGCCGAACACTAATTACACTGGCTTGTATGTGGCTGCTGCCAAGGGTTATTTCCAGGAAGAAGGTCTCAAGATAAAAATCCTACCGCCGGCCGAAGGTTCTGTTAGCCAGCTTACAGCGGCCGGAAAAACAGATTT
This window encodes:
- a CDS encoding phage holin family protein, which codes for VIYATQFVVPGLRVSIIGALLGALVIGVVDMFIPTVVR
- a CDS encoding thiamine-binding protein, producing the protein MPIVNVSLQVLPGVPEERIYPVVDKVIELIADSGVKYEVGAMETTMEGEYDRLMDLVKQAQELCIREGAARVVSVVKIDYKPTGVTMAEKVARYR
- a CDS encoding ABC transporter permease gives rise to the protein MSPPGSPWRKKWLATGNEAAPLFLLFLLFLWELTVRLLKIEPWLLPAPTAIVQSLFKDWPALRQHAGITLYEAIIGFTLSIAFAFALAWLMDSVSLVRRALYPLLVTSQTIPIISVAPLFLIWFGYGLVPKVLVVVLVCFFPVVVSFLQGLAAVDTEMIDLLRSMGAPPLLIFRLAKLPAALPMFFSGLKIAATYSIMGAVIGEWLGAEAGLGYYMTLSQRSFLTARVFAIIVVITVLSLGLFKLIETLERVLTPWTRWQEES